Genomic window (Bradyrhizobium sp. 186):
TGGCATCGGCCAAGCTTACGATACGGTCTTTGTAACCGGGTCTCAGCAGGAAACTGTTAGGACGTGGGGCCTTCGTGGTGCATTCACTCACAATTGGGACCCATACTGGAACACGGCCATCTACGGCGCATATGCTGGCGTTCAATATGGCTCTCTTGCAAAGTCGACAATTTGCAGCGCTGGTTTCTTCGGCACCTTGGCTCCTTCGGCTGGCCTCGCGGGCTGCAATCCGGACTTTAATATCTCTCAACTCGGCTTGATCACTCGCTGGACTCCGGTGAAGAACCTGACGTTCTCAGCCGACGTGCTCTGGACGCATCTTGACCAGAAGTACTCCGGTACGGTGACCCCAGCCGCGTTGATCGCAGTGCCCGCAAAACCGGTAGCTGCGTATGAGATGAAGGATCAGGACTCCGTCGTCCTTCTCCTTCGTGCTCAGCGCAACTGGTAAGCCCTCGATGAAACCACGGGAGGAAACTGGCTCTCACCAATCTTGAGTTAAAAATCCAAGGAGGCCTCTGGCGTGCCCGCCAGGGGCCTTTTGGTATGCGCGGTGAAGCAAGCGGTTCCAAGCACGACAATGTCTCGACCGCGATCGAAATGCAGTCGACGCGATGTTGCTTGTTGCTGCGAATATGACGGTTGTGACCTTGGAAGAAAGCAACGGCACGAGTTGGCACATACTAAAAGCGACGCGCTGCTTGGCTGTCGATTCCGGGGCGGAGCTAAGGTCCAGACGCAGCTCAAACCGCATGCGGCGATGGTCTAACGCATCATCGCCGTGACAGTCATCGCATTACGGGCGGCGCAATTCGCGTGGTGTGACGCAGATTTTCGTTCCAACATATTAGGGGTACATAACGCCGCCTAGGTGCTGCGCGGCAAGATCGTCGGTCATTCGTTACTCTAGCGATGATCAGCATAGAGAATCGACCGCAACGCGGTTTGAGAAAGTCGCTCGTTCCTCGCAGGAGCCAACGCTCGATAGCGAAAGGCGCGGGCGTCACTTTTCGATACTTGTTGTGCCGCCAAATGCTTGCTGGGAATTGATATTTGGCGTGAGAGCTACGATTTGAGGAAACGGATCAAGGACTTGCAAAACCAGATCATCACAATACCTTGATGGATGGCTGCGCGAAGGTCCTAAACTTGGCGAGAGACGCCGTCCAGTTTACGCCGCGATAACACCCGCACATCGCCGGAGGCTCGCTTCATCTGGCCCCGTACCAGCATGATTGTAGCACGGGACTCGTCATGTATCAGAGGATGCTCAACTGATGCGCAATCTTCATCATTTTCCCCCCTGGCAGAGTTGATCTGCGTGACAGTAGGGCGCAGGCAGGTCCCATCGACACGATACTACGAGGGTCCACGATCCAAGGTCGCTCAAGCCTGGAGCTCAATTGGGACGGGCTTATCGTTGAGAAGCGCGCTGCGCCACCCTTGGATCAAGCAGACGGTGTTTCTTGACCATCACCACGTCATACTCTGGCGAGGAGAACCGCTAGTGACCGAACGAGAATACCGGCCTGGCAGAGTCACCCGTCTCCTCAAACGACCGGGCACTCTTTCCCCTGGGATTGGCCGGGCGGCTGCCTGCACTTCGGAGGCGGGGCTCCGCTAATGCTGTGGTGGGTGTGATAGATCCAGCCGTAGCTAAGCGCGTGATCGACGAGGCAGGTGAAGACGCATCAGGAAAGCTTTATGAGCATGTGGGGGGAATGGCTGATAGAGCGCTGGCAACTCTCATAGACTTCGCGGCGTATGAGGTCGACGAAGGGGGGCCTAACGGGCGCCTCTACGCACATTCTCTCACATATGCAATAGTCACCAGATTTCTTCACATCGCTTGTTTCGAAGGAGGCATAAAGTTAGCAGAAAATCCACTGCCCACGCCACGCTTGCGCCGGATACTGGAGAAAATCGAAGCCGAATACGCTCGCGAATTTAAGTCTCGCCGAGCTTGCAAATGAAAGTGGATACAGCCGAGCTCATTTCCTTCGAATGTTTCGCGCGGCTACGGGCAAGACACCACATCAATATCTGCTTCACGTTAGGCTTGAGCGCGCCCGCGAGCAATTTCAGACTGGTTTGGCGTCGATTCTGGAAATAGCGCTTGCGACCGGATTCGCCAGCCACTCCCACCTTACACGTCAGTTTCGTCAGCGCTTTGGGCATAACGCCCGGTTCATTTCGCAGAACCGAATAGCACTTTTTGTGCCAGATTGAGCTGACAGTGAAAGCTGACCGATCGCTGATGGCCTACAGTTACGCCAAGCGTCACGTCCGAATAAGGTTCCACGTTCGGGCTGTTCAGGCAAAGCATCTGGCGCTCCATCGGGATGCTGCAAACTGGAGGTCCTATGAGTGAGTTCAGATTACTTATCGACGGCAAGCAGGTCCCTGGCGCGGCCGAACTGGCCGTGATCAATCCGGCGACCGAGGAGGTATTCGTGGTAGCCCCACGGGCAGATCGGGCACAGTTGGATCAAGCCATCGCATCCGCCAAGGCCGCCTTCCCGGCCTGGTCGAAGATACCAATTCGCCAACGCGGAGCGTTGCTCGTCAAACTGGCCGATGCAATGGAGGCGCGCAAAGACGAATTCATAAGGCTTCTCACGAGCGAGCAGGGCAAGCCCTTGCGGAAATCAAGATGGGAGGTAAACGGCGCTATTCATCACTTGCGCCATGTCACGAACATGGACCTGCCGCCCAGAGTGCTGAAGACGCGACGCAAAGGGTCATTCAGCAGCACGCGCCGCTGGGTATCGTCGCGGCGATTACCCCCTGGAACTACCGGTCTTGCTTCTCATCGTAAAGACTGCGCCGGCTCTGTTGACCGGCAATACGATGGTGATAAAGCCCGGCGCCCACAACACCACTGACGACGCTGAAATTCGGCGAACTGTGCGCCGAGATACTGCCGCCGGGAGTGGTTAATATCATCGTCGACAACAACGATCT
Coding sequences:
- a CDS encoding aldehyde dehydrogenase family protein, with protein sequence MSEFRLLIDGKQVPGAAELAVINPATEEVFVVAPRADRAQLDQAIASAKAAFPAWSKIPIRQRGALLVKLADAMEARKDEFIRLLTSEQGKPLRKSRWEVNGAIHHLRHVTNMDLPPRVLKTRRKGSFSSTRRWVSSRRLPPGTTGLASHRKDCAGSVDRQYDGDKARRPQHH